Within the Kribbella aluminosa genome, the region CGCAGGCGCGGCCGGGGCGTATGTGGGGGACCTGATCGTGTACGCCGGGTGCCGGTTCGGCGGTGAGCGGCTGGCGAAACGGATCGGGTGGTTGCGGGACAACGCGTCGCTCGACGCGCTCAAGGACCGCCTGGCCGAGCACGAGATCAGCGTGCTGCTCACCTCGCGGCTGATCCCGGGCGGCCGGGTTCCGGTGCTGCTCGCCGCGGGGCTCGCCGGGTACCGGTGGGAGCGGTTCGCGCTCGTCGACCTGGCCGCGTCGTCGTTGTGGTCGGCGGTCTACATGGCGATCGGTCTGCTCGGCTACGTGCTCTTCGACGAGCCGTGGCAGGGCGTGCTGGCGGCGATCGTGCTGGTGATCCTCACGACCGTCGCGAGCACGCTCATCCAGCGCGCCCGGCGGCGGTCACAGACCGAATGACGCGTTGCGGAGGTGCTCCACAGCCTCCGCCTCACCGTCGAGCTGTACGTCGGCCACCGCCTGCCGCCCGCTGCAGAACAGTGTCAGCTCGGCGGGCTCACCGGTCACCGTGACCGAGCCGAGCGCGGTCGGCTGCTTCGCGACGATGCTCGTACCGTCGGGCCGCGCCAGCACCATGCCGGTCGGTGACTTGCGGGCCATCGACTTCGCCGCCAGCTTGATCCCCTTCCACAGGCCCTCCTGCTGATCGGCCGGCAGCGTGCGGATCTCGTACGACGGCTGGGCGCGGCGGACGTCCTCGTGGTGGATGAAGTACTCCGCGGTGTTGATCTGGGCACCGAGCTTCGGGACCGCGAACAGCGACACCCGCGGGGGCCCGTTCCGGACCTTGTCGACCACCTCGGGGAACCCGTATCTCTCCTTGGCCCGCTTCATCCGCCGCTCGGTGGTGTCCGCGAGCGCGGAGATCACCAGGCCCGGGCCGGCCATCGGGTCGGATTCGCGGACGTACAGATGGACCGCGAGGTCGTACGCGTCCCAGCCTTCGCAGAGCGTGGGTGCGGCTGGTCCGACCTGATCGAAGAGTTCACACAGAGCGAGTCGTTCTACCCGGCTGTAGTCGGTCACACATCCGATCCTATTCCTCACCTCGCTTCTTTCCTTCCCCTCTCTGATGGGAGGGGAAGGAAAGAAAAGAGGTGAGGAGGAAGCTCCGGGGAATGGCAGAATGTCAATCGTTGTCATGCCTGTGTCCCGTGTATGCACCTGACTGTCCTGGAGCGTGTTTTGCCTGTCCCGAAAGTCCCAGACAAGGGCAGCGTCACCCGGAGAGGTTTCGGGGTGCTGCGGGTCGCGATCTGGGAGGAGCCGGGCATCTTCGCGCTGTCCGTGCTCGCCAGCATGCTGTACGGCGGGATGACCGTGGCCGGCGGCTGGGCGCTCGGCTGGTCCACCGACCACCTGATCCGACCGGCGTTCGAGCGTGGCGACGTCAGCGGCGGCACGATCGCGGCGCTGATCTCGCTGTTCGTCGGGATCGCGATCCTGAACGCGATCGGTGTCGTCGGGCGCCGGCTCGGGGCCGGCGTGATGCAGTTCCGGCTGCAGGCGACGTACCGCCGCCGGGTCACCCGGCAGTACCTGAAGCTCCCGCTCGAGTGGCACCACCAGCACTCCACCGGCATGCTGCTCTCGAACGCGAACGCCGACGTGGAGTCGACCTGGTTCGTGATCGCGCCGCTGCCGATGGCGATCGGCGTGATCGCGATGCTGGTGTTCGCGACCGTCGCGATGTTCGCCGCCGACGCGTGGCTGGGGCTGGTCGGCTGCCTGGTGTTCCCGCTGGTGTTCGTCGCGAACGTGATCTTCCAGCGGTACCTGCAGCCGCTCGCGACCCGCGCGCAGCAGCTCCGCGCGGACGTGTCCGAGGTGGCGCACGAGTCGTTCGACGGCGCGCTGGTGGTGAAGACGCTGGGCCGGGAGGCGGCCGAGACCGAGCGCTTCCGCGAGCCGACGTACGCGCTCCGGGACGCGAACATCGCGGTGAACAAGGCCCGCGGCATGTTCGACCCGGTGATCGACGGCCTGCCGCGGCTCGGCGTGCTCGCCGTACTGCTGGTCGGCGTCGCGCGGGTGCGGTCCGGCGGCGCGGACGCCGGTGACGTGGTCCAGGTCGCGTTCCTGTTCACGCTGATCGGGTTCCCGATCCGGGCGCTCGGCTGGGTGCTCGGCGAACTCCCGCGGTCGGTCGTCGGCTGGGACCGGGTGCAGCGCGTGCTGACCGCCGAGGGCGGGATGGCGTACGGCGCGGCGCGGCTGACGTCGGCGAAGGCGGCCCGGCTGCAGGTGGCCGGCGTCCGGTTCGGGTACCTCCCGGAGCGCGACGTACTCGCCGGAGTCGACTTCACCGTCGAGCCCGGCCGGACCGTCGCGGTTGTCGGGCCGACCGGGTCCGGGAAGTCGACGATGACCACGCTGCTGACCCGGCTGGTCGACCCGGAGCAGGGCGCCGTGAAGGTCGACGGGGTCGACCTGCGAGAGCTGGCGCGCGACGAACTGGCCGGCTCGGTCGCGCTGGTGGCGCAGACCGCGTTCCTGTTCGACGACACGATTCGCGGGAACATCACGCTCGGTGGCGAATACACCGACGACGACGTGTGGGACGCGCTGCGGATCGCCCAGGGCGACGGCTTCGTGAAGGCGCTGCCGGACGGCCTGGACACCAAGGTCGGCGAGCGCGGTACGACGCTGTCCGGCGGTCAGCGGCAGCGGATCGCGCTGGCCCGCGCGCTGGTCCGGCGGCCGCGGCTGCTGATCCTGGACGACGCGACGAGCGCGGTCGACCCGCAGGTCGAGGCGAGGATCCTGGCCGGGCTGCGTTCCGCGGTGCACGACGATGCTGGGGCGGCGACGACCGTCCTGGTGATCGCGTACCGGAAGGCGACGATCTCGCTGGCCGACGAGGTGCTGTTCCTGGACGAGGGCCGGATCCAGGCGCACGGCTCGCACACCGAGCTGCAGGCGTCGACGCCCGCGTACCGGGACCTGGTGGACGCGTACGAGAAGGACGCCGAACGCCGCGAGGAAGAACTGGAGGCGTCCACGTGATCGAGCGAAGCGAGTTCACCGGTGAGCACAGCAGCGACACGCGCTCATCCACGCCCGGAGCGAAGCGAGGACGTGGATGAGCGCGGCTGAAGCGAGTCGGTTGGACCATGGTGACAACGCCGGTGGTCTGCAGACTCTGAAGGACGGCCTGAAGGTTTCGCCGGAGCTGGCGCGGGGGTGGTGGCTGACCGGGATTCTCGCGCTGACGATGACAGCCGGGCGGATCGTCGTACCGATCGCTGTCCAGCAGACCATCGACAAGGGGCTGTCCGGGCCGAAGGGTCCGAACATGTCCTACGTCGCCTGGATGTGCCTGGTGTGTGCGCTCGGCGTGATCCTCACCGCGGGCGCGTCGTACCTGACCACCGTGCGGCTGGCGGTCAACTCGGAGTCCGGGTTGGCGACGATGCGGATCAAGGCGTTCCGGCACGTGCACGACCTGCCGGTGCTGACCCAGAGCACCGAGCGCCGCGGCGCGCTGGTCAGCCGGGTGACGTCGGACGTCGACACGGTGTCGCAGTTCCTGCAGTTCGGCGGGTTCATCTTCCTGGTCAGCATCGGGCAGATGTTCCTCGCGACGATCGTGATGTTCTTCTACTCGTGGCAGCTCGCGCTGGTGGTGCTGGTCTGCTTCGTCCCGCTGTTCGGCAGCCTGAAGTACCTGCAGCGCGCGATGTCGGCGGCGTACGGCGTGGTTCGGGCGAAGGTCGGCGAGATGCTGTCCGCGATCGCGGAGCCGGTGGTCGGCGCGCAGGTGGTCCGCTCGTACGCGATCGAGCAGCGCACCCAGGACCGGATCGACGCCTCGATCGAGGACTACCGGAAGACCGCGACCCGGGCGCAGACGATCACCGGCGTGACGTTCTCGATCGGCGGTCTGGCCGCGGGGCTGGCGAACGCCGGCGTCCTCACGGTCGGCGTACTGCTCGGCGTGGACAAGCAGGCGACGCTGGGCGAGCTGCTCGCGTTCATGTTCCTGGTGGCGCTGTTCTCGGACCCGGTGCAGATCGCGACGCAGGTGCTGACCGACGCGCAGAGCGCGTTCGCCGGCTGGCGGCGGGTGCTCGGCGTGATCGCCACGCCCGCCGACGTCGCGGACCCGGGCGAGGACGGCGTGCGGCAGGCCCGCGGGCCGATCACGGTGGAGTTCGACGACGTCGACTTCGCGTACCCGGAGGGCGAGCTGGTGCTGCGGGACGTCGACGTCCGGATCGAGCCGCGGCGCCGGGTCGCGGTCGTGGGCGAGACGGGGTCGGGCAAGACGACGTTCGCGAAGCTGCTCACCCGGCTGATGGACCCGACCTCCGGGGAGGTCCGGCTGGACGGGGTGGACGCCCGGAAGATCTCCTTCGACTCGCTGCGGGAGCGGGTCGTGATGGTGCCGCAGGACGGGTACCTGTTCGACGCGTCGCTGGCCGACAACGTGCGGTTCGGGCGGCCGGAGGTGACGGACGCGGAGCTGCTCACCGCGTTCGGGTCCCTCGGGCTGACGGACTGGCTGGAGTCGCTGCCGGACGGGCTCGACTCGCCGGTCGGTCAGCGCGGCGAGTCGCTGTCCGCGGGCGAGCGGCAACTGGTCGCGCTGGTCCGCGCGAACATCGCAGACCCGGATCTGCTGGTGCTCGACGAGGCGACCTCGGCGGTCGACCCCGGGACCGAGGTCCGGGTGAACGCGGCGCTCGAGCGGCTGATGGCCGGCCGTACGTCGGTCACGATCGCGCACCGGTTGTCGACGGCCGAGGCCGCGGACGAGGTCCTGGTGTTCGACGAGGGTGCTGTCGTGGAACGTGGTCCGCACGCCGAGCTGGTTGCGGCGGGCGGGGTCTATGCGCGGCTGCACGACAGCTGGGTCGCGCAGCGCAACGCGGTGTGAGGTACCGAAGAACGGGCAGTCCTCCCCGCCGGGAGCCGTGGTCACGCTCAGCGTGAGCTGCCGACGGGCGAGGACGGTCAGTACTGCCCGTTCTTCGGTACGGGATCAGGCGGTCGGCGCCGCAGCGTTGCTGGGCCCCGGCTGCGGGACCAGCAGGAACTCGACACCACCCTTGTCGTCCACAGCGGCGTCCAGGATCTTGTCGTCGAGCGCGTTCGCGGCGTTCTGCTCGAGGAAGACCCGGGCACCCGCCTCCTCGACGACCTGGTCTCCCGGCTGCGGAGCCTCGGTCGTGGTCACCGCGAGCGCCGGATCCGCCGGGTTCTCCTGCGAGATCCGCACCCCGGCCCCCGCCGGCGCGCCCTCGACCCCGGTGATGCTCTTGATCACCAGCGTCGCGTTCTCTGTCAGGGTCAGCACAGCCCACTCCATCCGTCGGTTGTCATAGCCCCCGCCCCGTGCCCCTTCCCCCGATCGACAAACCCTCACCTTGGGCACCCACCAGTCATCAGCGGATCCCGAGAACGGTTGACCCGGGCCCAAGGTCACGCGGCGTCGGCGTGTGGGGGTGGTGCCGCGCGCCAGACGGGCGGCTCGGCGGTGCGGGAGTCGCCGCGCGCGAAGGCCGCTCGAAAGCGTGCGATGAGGTCCGACCGTGGATCGACGACGTCCTCCCAGCCGAAGTGGACCAGCTCGACGCCGCGGTCGCTGAGCCGCTGGTCACGACGATGGCTCCTGCGCAGCAGCCGCCGGCGTTCCTGCGGGCTGCTCGCCTCGTACTTCGCCAGCCCGTCGGCCTCCCCGACGGTACGGAACCAGGGCCACCAGAAGTCCACCCTCTCGGGCATCCAGCCGAAGCCGTCGAAGAACTGAACCTGCAGGATCGGCGGAGGCAGACCGCCCGCGGCGAACCTGGCCCGGGCGATCGACTCCAGGGGTGACTCCGACGCGGAGTCGCCGAACGCGATGGCCGACAGCGCTCTCCGGCTGCCGGGCCAGTGCTGCTGGTGTTCGGCCACCGCGCGCAGGTCCGCCGTCGTCGTCCCACTCCGCAGTGCGGCGTCGACTGTGACGATCGACTCATGCAGCGGCAGCTCCCGCGTGAGGTCGACGACGCTCCGGGCCACGCTGGTGACGGGCAGCCACCCGTGATGTGACAGGTCGGCAACCGTCAGACCCGCACGCCGTACGACGATGTCCGGGCGGCGTTGATTGCGCGGGGCCTCCGGCGGCCGGGTCAGCCAGGTGGCGTCGATCGGGGCCGAGCTCCCGCGGTCGGTCCACACGGGGATGCCGGCCAGGCGGGCGGCGCTGAAGTGGCTCACAACCGATCCCGGGTAGGCGGCCTGGGCACAGGCGATCACCGCGACCTGCTCGTCGAGACGTCCGTCGACGTAATGGCCGTGATGGTGTCGCAGTGCTCCGCGCCGGACGAGCCGACGAAGGTCGGCATCCCCCAGCCCGACCTCGCGGAGCGCCGCCCGCCGCTGCGGAGTCCGCGCGACCACCAGCAGCCGCTCGCGCACGCCGTACCCAAGCCGATCCATCCCCCAACCCTGCCCCCCACCCCGCCCGACCGCACCCCCGGCGATCCGAACCTGTGGAAAACCCTCTT harbors:
- a CDS encoding TIGR03085 family metal-binding protein → MTDYSRVERLALCELFDQVGPAAPTLCEGWDAYDLAVHLYVRESDPMAGPGLVISALADTTERRMKRAKERYGFPEVVDKVRNGPPRVSLFAVPKLGAQINTAEYFIHHEDVRRAQPSYEIRTLPADQQEGLWKGIKLAAKSMARKSPTGMVLARPDGTSIVAKQPTALGSVTVTGEPAELTLFCSGRQAVADVQLDGEAEAVEHLRNASFGL
- a CDS encoding ABC transporter ATP-binding protein, producing the protein MSAAEASRLDHGDNAGGLQTLKDGLKVSPELARGWWLTGILALTMTAGRIVVPIAVQQTIDKGLSGPKGPNMSYVAWMCLVCALGVILTAGASYLTTVRLAVNSESGLATMRIKAFRHVHDLPVLTQSTERRGALVSRVTSDVDTVSQFLQFGGFIFLVSIGQMFLATIVMFFYSWQLALVVLVCFVPLFGSLKYLQRAMSAAYGVVRAKVGEMLSAIAEPVVGAQVVRSYAIEQRTQDRIDASIEDYRKTATRAQTITGVTFSIGGLAAGLANAGVLTVGVLLGVDKQATLGELLAFMFLVALFSDPVQIATQVLTDAQSAFAGWRRVLGVIATPADVADPGEDGVRQARGPITVEFDDVDFAYPEGELVLRDVDVRIEPRRRVAVVGETGSGKTTFAKLLTRLMDPTSGEVRLDGVDARKISFDSLRERVVMVPQDGYLFDASLADNVRFGRPEVTDAELLTAFGSLGLTDWLESLPDGLDSPVGQRGESLSAGERQLVALVRANIADPDLLVLDEATSAVDPGTEVRVNAALERLMAGRTSVTIAHRLSTAEAADEVLVFDEGAVVERGPHAELVAAGGVYARLHDSWVAQRNAV
- a CDS encoding DedA family protein, which encodes MTGDATFDLWYLFALAGAVLIGAVLPVLPTGAAVSAGAVLASHGHPIGLVGVLIAGAAGAYVGDLIVYAGCRFGGERLAKRIGWLRDNASLDALKDRLAEHEISVLLTSRLIPGGRVPVLLAAGLAGYRWERFALVDLAASSLWSAVYMAIGLLGYVLFDEPWQGVLAAIVLVILTTVASTLIQRARRRSQTE
- a CDS encoding ABC transporter ATP-binding protein codes for the protein MPVPKVPDKGSVTRRGFGVLRVAIWEEPGIFALSVLASMLYGGMTVAGGWALGWSTDHLIRPAFERGDVSGGTIAALISLFVGIAILNAIGVVGRRLGAGVMQFRLQATYRRRVTRQYLKLPLEWHHQHSTGMLLSNANADVESTWFVIAPLPMAIGVIAMLVFATVAMFAADAWLGLVGCLVFPLVFVANVIFQRYLQPLATRAQQLRADVSEVAHESFDGALVVKTLGREAAETERFREPTYALRDANIAVNKARGMFDPVIDGLPRLGVLAVLLVGVARVRSGGADAGDVVQVAFLFTLIGFPIRALGWVLGELPRSVVGWDRVQRVLTAEGGMAYGAARLTSAKAARLQVAGVRFGYLPERDVLAGVDFTVEPGRTVAVVGPTGSGKSTMTTLLTRLVDPEQGAVKVDGVDLRELARDELAGSVALVAQTAFLFDDTIRGNITLGGEYTDDDVWDALRIAQGDGFVKALPDGLDTKVGERGTTLSGGQRQRIALARALVRRPRLLILDDATSAVDPQVEARILAGLRSAVHDDAGAATTVLVIAYRKATISLADEVLFLDEGRIQAHGSHTELQASTPAYRDLVDAYEKDAERREEELEAST
- a CDS encoding Fe-S cluster assembly protein HesB; amino-acid sequence: MLTLTENATLVIKSITGVEGAPAGAGVRISQENPADPALAVTTTEAPQPGDQVVEEAGARVFLEQNAANALDDKILDAAVDDKGGVEFLLVPQPGPSNAAAPTA